A genomic segment from Phragmites australis chromosome 6, lpPhrAust1.1, whole genome shotgun sequence encodes:
- the LOC133922533 gene encoding putative receptor protein kinase ZmPK1 isoform X2 yields MSATMVPSLSILLATASILSFFALFPRAASRDILPLGSSLTVEAYQTNILQSSDGTFSCGFYSVYTNAFTFSIWYSKAANKTMVWSANPNRPVHARRSAVTLQKDGNMVLTDYDSTVVWKADGNFTNVRHAQLLNTGNLIIKDSSGSTLWQSFDSPTDTFLPTQHITATAKLVPTTQSHSPGPNIKRRLTLDPDGNLRLYSLNDSDGSWSVSMQAMSQPCNIHGSCGPNGICHYSPQPTCSCPPGYVMSNQGNWTEGCTSIVNITCDHHDHESMKFVKLPNTDFWGSDQQHLLSVSFQTCRNICIHDCTCKGFQYQEGTGSCYPKAYLFSGRTYPTPDVRTIYLKLPTSVNISSVLIPRSNVFDSVPHQLDCAQMNKSIIEPFPDVHKTGGGESKWFYFYGFIAAFFVVETSFITFAWFFVLRRELRPSELWAAEEGYKVMTSNFRRYSYRELVKATSNLKVELGRGGSGTVYKGVLEDDRPVAVKKLENIKQGKEEFQAELSIIGKINHMNLVRIWGFCSEGSHRLLVSEYVENGSLANILFNEKNNIVLDWKGRFNIALGVAKGLAYLHHECLEWVIHCDVKPENILLDQNFEPKITDFGLAKLLNRRGSNQNVSHVRGTLGYIAPEWVSGLPITAKVDVYSYGVVILELLSGTRVTELVEGSDEVYNMLRKLVRMLADKLQGEEHSWIDGLLDSKLNRPINCVQARTLIKLAVSCLEEDRGRRPTMESIVQTLLSVDD; encoded by the exons ATGTCTGCAACAATGGTTCCTTCTCTTTCAATTCTCCTTGCTACGGCTTCCATCCTCTCTTTCTTTGCTCTATTTCCAAGAGCTGCATCTCGTGACATTCTACCATTGGGTTCTTCTCTCACTGTCGAAGCCTACCAAACCAACATCCTGCAATCATCGGATGGCACTTTCTCCTGTGGCTTCTACAGCGTCTACACCAATGCCTTCACGTTCTCAATATGGTACTCAAAGGCAGCCAACAAGACCATGGTCTGGAGCGCGAACCCTAACCGTCCTGTCCATGCCAGGAGGTCCGCTGTAACCTTGCAGAAGGATGGCAACATGGTCCTTACAGACTATGATAGCACAGTCGTGTGGAAGGCTGATGGTAACTTCACAAACGTTCGACATGCTCAGCTGTTGAACACTGGGAATCTCATCATCAAGGACTCGAGTGGCAGCACCCTATGGCAAAGTTTTGATTCACCAACAGACACTTTCCTACCAACTCAGCATATCACTGCTACTGCAAAGTTAGTCCCTACAACTCAATCACATAGTCCTG GGCCAAACATTAAGAGACGGCTAACTCTTGACCCTGATGGTAATCTCCGTCTGTATAGCTTGAATGACTCAGATGGGTCATGGTCAGTTTCAATGCAAGCTATGTCCCAACCTTGCAATATTCATGGTTCATGTGGACCTAATGGAATCTGCCATTACTCACCTCAACCTACATGTTCATGCCCACCAGGTTATGTGATGAGCAACCAAGGTAATTGGACTGAAGGTTGTACATCTATTGTCAACATAACATGTGATCATCATGACCATGAATCTATGAAGTTTGTGAAGCTTCCGAATACGGATTTTTGGGGGTCTGATCAGCAGCATCTTCTGTCAGTTTCTTTTCAGACCTGTAGGAACATTTGCATCCATGACTGCACCTGTAAAGGCTTTCAATATCAGGAAGGTACAGGATCATGCTATCCAAAAGCTTATCTTTTCAGTGGAAGAACTTACCCAACACCTGATGTACGAACAATATATCTCAAGCTTCCAACAAGCGTGAATATTTCAAGTGTCCTTATTCCTCGTTCCAATGTGTTTGATTCTGTGCCACATCAGCTTGACTGTGCTCAGATGAACAAAAGCATCATAGAACCATTTCCAGATGTACATAAGACCGGTGGAGGAGAATCAAAGTGGTTTTACTTCTATGGGTTCATAGCTGCATTTTTTGTTGTTGAAACATCCTTTATTACATTTGCATGGTTCTTTGTTTTAAGAAGGGAGCTTAGGCCATCAGAATTATGGGCAGCTGAGGAAGGTTACAAAGTAATGACTAGTAATTTTCGAAGATATAGTTACAGAGAACTTGTCAAGGCGACTAGTAATCTTAAAGTTGAGCTAGGAAGGGGAGGCTCAGGCACAGTGTACAAAGGTGTCCTGGAAGATGATAGGCCAGTGGCTGTGAAGAAGCTGGAAAATATAAAGCAAGGCAAGGAAGAGTTTCAAGCTGAGCTGAGCATCATTGGGAAGATTAACCACATGAATCTTGTGAGGATATGGGGTTTTTGTTCAGAAGGATCTCATAGGTTGTTGGTTTCTGAATATGTTGAGAATGGATCACTAGCTAACATTTTGTTCAATGAAAAAAACAATATTGTGTTGGATTGGAAGGGAAGGTTCAATATCGCATTAGGTGTTGCGAAAGGACTAGCGTATCTTCACCATGAGTGCTTAGAGTGGGTCATCCATTGCGATGTGAAACCTGAGAACATACTCTTGGACCAAAATTTTGAGCCTAAGATCACAGACTTTGGGTTGGCGAAGTTACTAAACAGAAGGGGGTCCAACCAGAATGTATCCCATGTAAGAGGAACACTAGGTTACATTGCCCCTGAGTGGGTTTCCGGTCTCCCAATCACAGCAAAAGTAGATGTATACAGTTATGGGGTTGTGATTCTTGAACTTTTGTCAGGCACTAGAGTTACAGAGTTGGTTGAAGGTTCAGATGAAGTGTATAATATGCTTAGGAAGCTTGTCAGGATGCTTGCTGATAAATTGCAAGGGGAGGAACATTCATGGATCGACGGGCTTTTGGATTCAAAATTGAATCGTCCAATCAACTGTGTGCAAGCAAGAACACTAATCAAATTGGCAGTTTCCTGCTTGGAGGAAGACAGAGGCAGAAGACCAACTATGGAATCCATAGTCCAGACCCTCCTATCAGTTGATGATTGA
- the LOC133922533 gene encoding putative receptor protein kinase ZmPK1 isoform X1, whose product MSATMVPSLSILLATASILSFFALFPRAASRDILPLGSSLTVEAYQTNILQSSDGTFSCGFYSVYTNAFTFSIWYSKAANKTMVWSANPNRPVHARRSAVTLQKDGNMVLTDYDSTVVWKADGNFTNVRHAQLLNTGNLIIKDSSGSTLWQSFDSPTDTFLPTQHITATAKLVPTTQSHSPGNYIFRFSDLSILSLIYDVPKVSDIYWPDPDQNIYQDGRNQYNSTRLGVLDNSGMLASSDFADGQPLVASDAGPNIKRRLTLDPDGNLRLYSLNDSDGSWSVSMQAMSQPCNIHGSCGPNGICHYSPQPTCSCPPGYVMSNQGNWTEGCTSIVNITCDHHDHESMKFVKLPNTDFWGSDQQHLLSVSFQTCRNICIHDCTCKGFQYQEGTGSCYPKAYLFSGRTYPTPDVRTIYLKLPTSVNISSVLIPRSNVFDSVPHQLDCAQMNKSIIEPFPDVHKTGGGESKWFYFYGFIAAFFVVETSFITFAWFFVLRRELRPSELWAAEEGYKVMTSNFRRYSYRELVKATSNLKVELGRGGSGTVYKGVLEDDRPVAVKKLENIKQGKEEFQAELSIIGKINHMNLVRIWGFCSEGSHRLLVSEYVENGSLANILFNEKNNIVLDWKGRFNIALGVAKGLAYLHHECLEWVIHCDVKPENILLDQNFEPKITDFGLAKLLNRRGSNQNVSHVRGTLGYIAPEWVSGLPITAKVDVYSYGVVILELLSGTRVTELVEGSDEVYNMLRKLVRMLADKLQGEEHSWIDGLLDSKLNRPINCVQARTLIKLAVSCLEEDRGRRPTMESIVQTLLSVDD is encoded by the coding sequence ATGTCTGCAACAATGGTTCCTTCTCTTTCAATTCTCCTTGCTACGGCTTCCATCCTCTCTTTCTTTGCTCTATTTCCAAGAGCTGCATCTCGTGACATTCTACCATTGGGTTCTTCTCTCACTGTCGAAGCCTACCAAACCAACATCCTGCAATCATCGGATGGCACTTTCTCCTGTGGCTTCTACAGCGTCTACACCAATGCCTTCACGTTCTCAATATGGTACTCAAAGGCAGCCAACAAGACCATGGTCTGGAGCGCGAACCCTAACCGTCCTGTCCATGCCAGGAGGTCCGCTGTAACCTTGCAGAAGGATGGCAACATGGTCCTTACAGACTATGATAGCACAGTCGTGTGGAAGGCTGATGGTAACTTCACAAACGTTCGACATGCTCAGCTGTTGAACACTGGGAATCTCATCATCAAGGACTCGAGTGGCAGCACCCTATGGCAAAGTTTTGATTCACCAACAGACACTTTCCTACCAACTCAGCATATCACTGCTACTGCAAAGTTAGTCCCTACAACTCAATCACATAGTCCTGGTAACTACATCTTCCGTTTCAGCGATCTTTCAATACTATCACTTATATATGATGTTCCCAAAGTTTCGGATATATACTGGCCAGACCCTGATCAAAATATCTACCAGGATGGAAGAAACCAGTATAATAGTACTAGGTTGGGAGTCCTTGATAATAGTGGGATGCTTGCATCGAGTGATTTTGCTGATGGTCAACCACTTGTGGCCTCTGATGCAGGGCCAAACATTAAGAGACGGCTAACTCTTGACCCTGATGGTAATCTCCGTCTGTATAGCTTGAATGACTCAGATGGGTCATGGTCAGTTTCAATGCAAGCTATGTCCCAACCTTGCAATATTCATGGTTCATGTGGACCTAATGGAATCTGCCATTACTCACCTCAACCTACATGTTCATGCCCACCAGGTTATGTGATGAGCAACCAAGGTAATTGGACTGAAGGTTGTACATCTATTGTCAACATAACATGTGATCATCATGACCATGAATCTATGAAGTTTGTGAAGCTTCCGAATACGGATTTTTGGGGGTCTGATCAGCAGCATCTTCTGTCAGTTTCTTTTCAGACCTGTAGGAACATTTGCATCCATGACTGCACCTGTAAAGGCTTTCAATATCAGGAAGGTACAGGATCATGCTATCCAAAAGCTTATCTTTTCAGTGGAAGAACTTACCCAACACCTGATGTACGAACAATATATCTCAAGCTTCCAACAAGCGTGAATATTTCAAGTGTCCTTATTCCTCGTTCCAATGTGTTTGATTCTGTGCCACATCAGCTTGACTGTGCTCAGATGAACAAAAGCATCATAGAACCATTTCCAGATGTACATAAGACCGGTGGAGGAGAATCAAAGTGGTTTTACTTCTATGGGTTCATAGCTGCATTTTTTGTTGTTGAAACATCCTTTATTACATTTGCATGGTTCTTTGTTTTAAGAAGGGAGCTTAGGCCATCAGAATTATGGGCAGCTGAGGAAGGTTACAAAGTAATGACTAGTAATTTTCGAAGATATAGTTACAGAGAACTTGTCAAGGCGACTAGTAATCTTAAAGTTGAGCTAGGAAGGGGAGGCTCAGGCACAGTGTACAAAGGTGTCCTGGAAGATGATAGGCCAGTGGCTGTGAAGAAGCTGGAAAATATAAAGCAAGGCAAGGAAGAGTTTCAAGCTGAGCTGAGCATCATTGGGAAGATTAACCACATGAATCTTGTGAGGATATGGGGTTTTTGTTCAGAAGGATCTCATAGGTTGTTGGTTTCTGAATATGTTGAGAATGGATCACTAGCTAACATTTTGTTCAATGAAAAAAACAATATTGTGTTGGATTGGAAGGGAAGGTTCAATATCGCATTAGGTGTTGCGAAAGGACTAGCGTATCTTCACCATGAGTGCTTAGAGTGGGTCATCCATTGCGATGTGAAACCTGAGAACATACTCTTGGACCAAAATTTTGAGCCTAAGATCACAGACTTTGGGTTGGCGAAGTTACTAAACAGAAGGGGGTCCAACCAGAATGTATCCCATGTAAGAGGAACACTAGGTTACATTGCCCCTGAGTGGGTTTCCGGTCTCCCAATCACAGCAAAAGTAGATGTATACAGTTATGGGGTTGTGATTCTTGAACTTTTGTCAGGCACTAGAGTTACAGAGTTGGTTGAAGGTTCAGATGAAGTGTATAATATGCTTAGGAAGCTTGTCAGGATGCTTGCTGATAAATTGCAAGGGGAGGAACATTCATGGATCGACGGGCTTTTGGATTCAAAATTGAATCGTCCAATCAACTGTGTGCAAGCAAGAACACTAATCAAATTGGCAGTTTCCTGCTTGGAGGAAGACAGAGGCAGAAGACCAACTATGGAATCCATAGTCCAGACCCTCCTATCAGTTGATGATTGA